One Leifsonia shinshuensis DNA window includes the following coding sequences:
- the ftsE gene encoding cell division ATP-binding protein FtsE, with the protein MIRFEHVSKQYAGTARPALNGINLEVLRGEFVFLVGASGSGKSSCLRLILKEERPTKGAIHVLGQDLGTISSRKVPYFRRNIGVVFQDFRLLPNKTVFQNVAFTLQVIGKSRGFIQEAVPDVLAMVGLDGKAQRLPHELSGGEQQRVAIARAVVNKPQILLADEPTGNLDPATSAGIMSVLAQINAGGTTVLMATHEAAIVDQMKQRVIELVGGQIVRDERHGGYGVTSAIPLPRPTADGLVTGAVPAPHAAAPVPAAAAAPAPSEPMTRPHAPVANPTGPVPVGTGPVQGAPAEQAPAYQQAPSSPQAPSSPQAPSSPQPVYQQPPAYQPPAPAQEAPAPAPAPAPAVPAPVPVAVPASAGGEDLPDHLNFTANLDLSGLRDASDRDGEQNVGPTK; encoded by the coding sequence ATGATCCGGTTCGAACACGTATCCAAGCAGTACGCGGGGACAGCGCGCCCTGCGCTCAACGGCATCAACCTGGAAGTGCTCCGCGGCGAGTTCGTCTTCCTCGTCGGCGCGTCCGGCTCGGGCAAGTCGAGCTGCCTCCGGCTGATCCTCAAGGAGGAGCGGCCGACCAAGGGAGCCATCCACGTCCTGGGCCAGGACCTCGGCACGATCTCGTCGCGCAAGGTCCCCTACTTCCGCCGCAACATCGGCGTGGTCTTCCAAGACTTCCGGCTGCTGCCGAACAAGACGGTCTTCCAGAACGTCGCCTTCACACTCCAGGTGATCGGCAAGTCGCGTGGCTTCATCCAGGAGGCCGTGCCCGACGTGCTGGCGATGGTCGGCCTCGACGGCAAGGCGCAGCGCCTGCCGCACGAGCTCTCCGGCGGTGAGCAGCAGCGCGTCGCGATCGCGCGCGCCGTGGTCAACAAGCCGCAGATCCTCCTCGCCGACGAGCCCACCGGAAACCTCGACCCGGCCACCAGCGCCGGGATCATGTCGGTGCTCGCCCAGATCAACGCGGGCGGCACCACGGTGCTGATGGCCACGCACGAGGCGGCGATCGTCGACCAGATGAAGCAGCGCGTGATCGAGCTCGTCGGCGGCCAGATCGTCCGCGACGAGCGCCACGGCGGCTACGGCGTCACCTCGGCGATCCCGCTGCCGCGTCCGACCGCGGACGGGCTCGTGACCGGTGCCGTGCCGGCCCCGCACGCCGCTGCGCCGGTGCCCGCCGCCGCAGCCGCGCCCGCTCCGTCGGAGCCGATGACGCGTCCGCACGCGCCGGTCGCCAACCCCACGGGACCCGTCCCGGTCGGGACCGGGCCCGTGCAGGGCGCGCCCGCGGAGCAGGCTCCCGCCTACCAGCAGGCGCCGTCCTCTCCGCAGGCACCGTCGTCACCGCAGGCGCCGTCCTCTCCGCAACCGGTCTACCAGCAGCCTCCGGCGTACCAACCGCCCGCGCCCGCGCAGGAAGCCCCGGCCCCGGCCCCGGCCCCGGCGCCCGCCGTGCCGGCGCCCGTCCCCGTCGCGGTGCCCGCGTCCGCCGGGGGCGAGGACCTCCCCGACCACCTGAACTTCACCGCCAACCTCGACCTGAGCGGGCTGCGCGACGCGTCCGACCGCGACGGCGAACAGAATGTGGGGCCCACGAAATGA